In Pirellulales bacterium, the genomic stretch CGACGCCTGGCTGGGGTTCGGCGGCCGATGGAACGCTTTCGAGAAGTTGGTCATGGCCTTACATTCTCACCAGTGTTGACAACGGCAACGGCACTGGCGCCGTCGCAACGATCTCCGGCAGCGCTACGGGTAGCCTGAACACGGTCTATACTCAGCTAGGCGGAATGACGAGTTGGGCGTCGTCTGGCTCGCGCACGAGCGACGGGGACGTCGAGACGAACCGCGTTAGCTTGTCGAGGGACCCGTTGAAAGACCGCCCGGTCCCGAAAAGGTTGCCCAGGACGGTTGAGTCCCATCCGCTTTTCACGCCAGCGTTGCGCCACGAATTGGATGCTGACGGGTTAGCTTTCGACGGTTTGCCGGAAACCAGCGGCGGGCGTGGTTAAGGTTTTTGGGCGCGCGGGTCCCATCGGCTCACTTCAAATTGACCTCCACGAAAACTCTAGGACTGGAACATAACTGGCATCGAGACGTGAGAGGGGGCCTACGCTACGCGACCGAGGACGAGTTGCGACAGATGGAGCAGGACCTGCCGCTGCTCTCCCCGGCGACGTTCGTCACGGCGACGAGCCAGGGGAAGTGGCGGATCGCCCGGCACCTGGCCTACCTGGACCGAGTGCTGACTGAGGCGATCGACGAGGCGGAAGCCGGGCGGGTCTACGGCGTGATCGTCTCGATGCCGCCCCAGCAGGGCAAAAGCGAATTGTGCAGCAAGTATCTCCCGGCCTGGTATCTGGGGACGTTTCCGGATCGGCGGGTGATCCTCACCAGCTACGAGGCCGACTTCGCCGGCGGCTGGGGACGGAAGGCCCGCGATCTGCTCGAGCAGTACGGTTCGATGTTTGGCGTGAAGGTCTCGAAGCGCTCGAAGGCCGTCAATCGCTGGGACATCGAGGGGCGCGAGGGCGGGATGACTGCGGCTGGCGTCGGCGGACCGATCACGGGCAAGGGCGCGCACCTGTTGATCATCGACGACCCGATCAAGAATGATGAAGAGGCCCGCAGCCCGGCGATCCGGCAGAAACAATGGGACTCGTGGCAATCCACCGCCAGCACGCGCTTGCGCCCCGGCGCCTTGGTGGTCGTGATCCAAACCCGCTGGCATCGGGACGATCTGACCGGACGGTTGCTCAAGGAAGCCAAGGAGAACGGGCAGAGGTGGTGGTCCGTCAAGCTGCCGGCGTTGGCCGAGGCCGACGATCCCTTGGGACGCCAGCCGGGCGAGGCGCTGTGGCCGGAGTTTTACCCGACGGAGAAGCTGGAGAAGACCCGGTCGGCACAGACGATTTATTACTGGCGGTCGCTCTACCAGCAGGACCCGATCGCCGAAGGGGGTCTGGAATCGCCCGAGTCGTTCTTCGGCCCGCACATCTGGTTCGACGAGCGGCCGGGCTCCCATCTCTGTCGGGTCGTGGCGCTCGATCCCAGCAAGGGGCGGGACTCGAAGCACGGCGACTATTCAGCGTTCGTCATGCTCGCTTGGGGTCCGGATGACATGCTCTACGTGGACGCCGACCTGGATCGCAGGCACACGTCGATCATCACGGAGACGGCCTTGGATATCCAACTGCAGTTCCGCCCCGACTTCTTCGGTGTCGAGACGAACCAGTTTCAGGAACTGCTCGCCGAAGACATGATCCGCCGAGCGGAGGAGCGCGGCATTGAACTGCCGGTCGACACGGTCGAGAATATGGTGCCGAAGGTGGTCCGCATTCGACGGCTCACGCCGCTATTGTCCCAGCGGCGGTTGCGGTTCAAGGCGGGCTCGAAGGGAGCGAAGCTTCTGGTCGAGCAGTTGCGGGACTTCCCCTGCGGCGAACACGAAGATGGCGCAGACGCGCTAGAAGTTGCTATTCGACTGGCCAGTGAGATGTTGACTCGACAAGCCGAGGAAGAATTACTCTCGCGACCGATCTACCTTCCGCCCGAGTACCGCGCGTCGTATTGAAGTCCGTCGAAAGAGAACCGTCGGCGCCAGCCGGAGCCTTGGGGAATCCTGATTGATTGATTGTGTCTCGTCGCGCCGTTCGACACGTCGGTCGATCAAACCGATGCGCGGTAGCGAGCGGCTCGATAGCGATCAAGACCCGCCGAAGACCAAGGCAAGAAGTCAACTACGTGCGGCGACGTGCTGGACACGACCATTCATGTCGGAGCGGCGGTAGTCGCGTCCCCTTTTCCTCGCGTTAGGCCACCAGACCACGAAGCTGGCATGCGTTGCTGTCGCAAGAGGTAGTGGCTGAGTCGGCCCTTTTTGGCAAAGCCTATCGCCATAAGTCTTTGAGGGGATAGGATTTTTCGTTTGCGACGCGAAGGCTACGACGATAAAATTCAGACCCGGTCGCCATTCGAGTTTCGCTACGCAAAGTCATGATTCAATGCCTGGGAGGGAACCATGCTCGGGAGACTGCGTTCAAAAGGAAAGTTCGGATCGACCTTGCATGCGCTTTGCCATTGGAGCGACGCAAGAGAGGTAGAGATAATGCGTCGAGAGAAAGGTTCAAAGAGGAATTGGGACGC encodes the following:
- the terL gene encoding phage terminase large subunit: MRGGLRYATEDELRQMEQDLPLLSPATFVTATSQGKWRIARHLAYLDRVLTEAIDEAEAGRVYGVIVSMPPQQGKSELCSKYLPAWYLGTFPDRRVILTSYEADFAGGWGRKARDLLEQYGSMFGVKVSKRSKAVNRWDIEGREGGMTAAGVGGPITGKGAHLLIIDDPIKNDEEARSPAIRQKQWDSWQSTASTRLRPGALVVVIQTRWHRDDLTGRLLKEAKENGQRWWSVKLPALAEADDPLGRQPGEALWPEFYPTEKLEKTRSAQTIYYWRSLYQQDPIAEGGLESPESFFGPHIWFDERPGSHLCRVVALDPSKGRDSKHGDYSAFVMLAWGPDDMLYVDADLDRRHTSIITETALDIQLQFRPDFFGVETNQFQELLAEDMIRRAEERGIELPVDTVENMVPKVVRIRRLTPLLSQRRLRFKAGSKGAKLLVEQLRDFPCGEHEDGADALEVAIRLASEMLTRQAEEELLSRPIYLPPEYRASY